Proteins from a single region of Antechinus flavipes isolate AdamAnt ecotype Samford, QLD, Australia chromosome 2, AdamAnt_v2, whole genome shotgun sequence:
- the C2H10orf95 gene encoding uncharacterized protein C10orf95 homolog, which yields MYPFGYLPSQGAQPQVFAYTYMPGPVVWPPMPLHNFNSQPLPPSAGDQARSQDLAAWFCPLGYPCQYPVWPLEHPVFYHLSYGSGASYPQARPGLAGQSQEVWSEGSFFSGELRWGRINRCWSPIKELPDFVRDDLLRVYGTYPYTEVHITYQDGEFLVRGKPRVGQQEYRVERRVVRGTPVPPNSGIEAEVSRGEEEAEGNRRNQS from the coding sequence ATGTATCCGTTCGGCTACTTGCCATCTCAGGGCGCCCAGCCACAAGTCTTTGCCTATACCTACATGCCTGGCCCAGTGGTGTGGCCCCCCATGCCGCTGCACAACTTTAATAGTCAGCCTCTGCCACCATCGGCAGGTGATCAGGCGAGGAGCCAGGACTTGGCTGcttggttctgccctctgggctACCCCTGCCAGTACCCAGTCTGGCCCTTGGAGCACCCGGTGTTCTACCACCTCTCCTATGGGAGTGGTGCATCTTACCCCCAGGCAAGACCAGGATTGGCCGGGCAATCCCAGGAAGTGTGGTCTGAGGGCAGCTTCTTTTCTGGGGAACTCCGATGGGGGAGAATAAATCGTTGTTGGAGTCCAATCAAGGAGCTGCCAGACTTTGTCCGGGATGATCTGCTCCGAGTGTATGGGACTTACCCTTACACAGAAGTGCATATCACCTACCAAGATGGAGAGTTCCTAGTACGGGGCAAGCCCCGTGTGGGGCAACAGGAGTACCGAGTGGAGAGGAGGGTGGTGAGGGGCACCCCTGTCCCCCCCAACAGTGGAATCGAGGCAGAGGTCAGCAGAGGCGAGGAAGAGGCGGAAGGCAACAGAAGAAACCAGAGCTGA